The Pirellulales bacterium genome window below encodes:
- a CDS encoding site-2 protease family protein: protein MEERSYRSFDFDRLADQPTGPAPPPEWRQWHETPVAAQVLAEGEDPDQWEYEEHAHRGRGVALPVALFFATCVTTFLAGVFDSESFLPVLIKAPSLFWETIANNWWTGALYMLSVMGILFTHEMGHFLQAMRYRVAASLPYFIPMPNLFGTMGAVIGMQGTQANRKELFDIGLTGPLAGLVIALPVTIIGVMQATVIPVVHGSGTHFNAPYLLHVLMRWYHPDLGPGMALSDSPLLMAGWVGLFVTGLNMLPISQLDGGHVAYALFGRGAWTLARLVLFAVMAFIVLAQAYQWMIMLLLIMFLGADHPPTRNDQQPIGWGRYVLGLASLALPLLCVAPFPISG, encoded by the coding sequence GTGGAAGAAAGATCGTATCGCTCGTTCGATTTTGACCGACTGGCCGACCAGCCCACTGGTCCCGCCCCTCCCCCCGAGTGGCGGCAATGGCACGAGACCCCCGTCGCCGCCCAGGTGCTGGCCGAAGGCGAAGATCCCGACCAATGGGAGTACGAAGAGCACGCTCATCGCGGGCGTGGCGTGGCCCTGCCGGTCGCGCTCTTTTTTGCCACCTGCGTGACGACCTTTCTGGCCGGCGTCTTCGACAGTGAGAGTTTTCTGCCGGTCCTTATCAAGGCCCCCAGCTTGTTCTGGGAGACGATCGCCAACAACTGGTGGACCGGCGCGCTCTACATGTTGAGCGTGATGGGCATTCTGTTCACGCACGAGATGGGGCACTTCTTGCAGGCGATGCGCTATCGGGTGGCGGCCAGTTTGCCGTACTTCATCCCGATGCCGAACCTGTTTGGCACCATGGGTGCCGTCATCGGCATGCAAGGGACGCAGGCCAATCGCAAGGAACTCTTTGATATCGGCCTGACCGGGCCCCTCGCCGGTCTGGTGATCGCGCTGCCGGTCACGATCATCGGCGTGATGCAGGCCACCGTGATCCCGGTGGTGCATGGCAGCGGCACGCATTTCAACGCGCCCTATCTGCTTCATGTGCTCATGCGCTGGTATCACCCCGACTTAGGGCCGGGCATGGCGCTGAGCGATAGCCCGCTCTTGATGGCGGGCTGGGTGGGGTTGTTCGTCACCGGCCTGAATATGCTGCCGATCAGTCAACTCGATGGCGGCCACGTTGCCTACGCGCTTTTTGGCCGCGGCGCCTGGACGCTGGCGCGGCTAGTTCTGTTCGCCGTAATGGCCTTTATCGTGCTGGCGCAGGCGTACCAATGGATGATTATGCTGCTGCTCATCATGTTCCTCGGCGCCGACCATCCCCCCACGCGCAACGACCAGCAGCCAATTGGCTGGGGCCGCTACGTGCTGGGGCTGGCCTCGCTGGCGCTTCCGCTATTGTGCGTGGCGCCGTTTCCGATTTCGGGCTAG
- a CDS encoding DUF2007 domain-containing protein: MTEDPDELISVYRAAEVPEAYLVKNLLGDAGIEAQVTEPNEPLAGLPIVPADVLVRRRDLAQAEAFVREYDETKMERAERPDWKCPACNATVTGAFDECDVCGALRPGVTE, translated from the coding sequence ATGACGGAAGATCCCGACGAACTCATCTCGGTCTATCGGGCGGCGGAAGTGCCGGAAGCGTACCTGGTGAAGAACCTGCTGGGCGATGCTGGCATCGAAGCGCAAGTGACCGAGCCGAACGAGCCGCTGGCCGGCCTGCCGATCGTGCCGGCCGACGTGCTGGTGCGCCGCCGCGATTTGGCGCAGGCAGAGGCGTTCGTGCGGGAGTACGACGAAACGAAGATGGAGCGCGCCGAACGACCCGATTGGAAGTGCCCGGCCTGCAACGCCACGGTGACCGGCGCCTTTGACGAGTGCGACGTCTGCGGCGCGCTGCGCCCCGGCGTGACTGAATAG
- a CDS encoding PspA/IM30 family protein, whose product MIVDKFWRTFKAQANKLANLVWTADPIGQMQYEYDLAVEQLQGGREGLEQYRALIERVNRQVTKDKSHERELAARVEAYLAAGERDTAGRFALELARLRDQIADNESQLELQERAYANNVAKIKLAAGRLSEVRQRIAQHKSELKMTRAEAEIAKLASSFDFDITTNFGQIEQIIQDKVSLNRARVRVASDLSTDGLVEVEQQQALEKALADQALRQFETDKQIAGGKTIVIDSAAPRIESDGQR is encoded by the coding sequence GTGATCGTTGACAAGTTCTGGCGCACGTTCAAGGCCCAGGCCAACAAGCTCGCTAATCTGGTCTGGACCGCCGACCCCATCGGCCAGATGCAGTACGAATACGACCTGGCGGTCGAGCAACTGCAAGGTGGCCGCGAGGGGCTGGAGCAGTACCGCGCGCTCATCGAGCGCGTCAACCGCCAAGTGACCAAAGACAAGTCGCACGAGCGCGAACTGGCCGCCCGCGTCGAAGCCTATCTGGCCGCGGGCGAGCGCGACACCGCCGGCCGCTTCGCCCTGGAACTGGCCCGCCTCCGCGATCAAATCGCCGACAACGAGTCGCAGCTAGAACTGCAGGAACGCGCCTACGCCAACAATGTGGCCAAGATCAAACTCGCCGCCGGACGTCTGAGCGAAGTCCGCCAGCGCATCGCTCAGCACAAGTCGGAACTCAAGATGACCCGCGCCGAAGCCGAGATCGCCAAGCTCGCCAGCTCGTTCGACTTTGACATCACTACCAACTTCGGGCAGATCGAGCAGATCATTCAAGACAAGGTCAGTCTCAATCGAGCGCGGGTACGCGTGGCTTCCGACCTGTCGACCGATGGGCTGGTCGAGGTCGAACAGCAACAAGCGCTCGAAAAGGCGCTGGCCGATCAAGCGCTGCGCCAGTTCGAAACCGACAAGCAAATCGCAGGCGGCAAGACCATTGTGATCGACTCCGCCGCGCCGCGCATCGAAAGCGACGGCCAGCGCTAG